From the Debaryomyces hansenii CBS767 chromosome F complete sequence genome, the window ACAACTACTGCAAATACGGTGAGTGGCGTGGTAGTGGTATAACTGGGTATGAGGGCGGTTAAAAGTTCCAAAAACAGTTGGCGACTTTCACATCACCGAGAGATAGCCGTATCTCAGGGCGAGTAGATTTGCTATTTCTAGCGGGAATGAGGTGGGTGGACCGTACCCAGGCTAAATAAGCATGTAATAGCATACGACGGTTATCATACGGATGGTCTGTAGTATCATATCtcatataatgataagCTGATATCATTTAGTCCGGCCAATATTGGTTATGTTCAACACATGGATGAATTGAGACGTTACATGGCAATGTGAAGCTAATACATCCCTGTAGCCGGTCTGATTATAGTTCTATCTAAGCTTCGCGTAATATAAATGGAGGTGCAATCCGTGCATTTACCTAGCAGTGATGCCTGCTCGCCTGGATTAGCCGAAACAGAATATTTGGATAGTCATTGCGAGAATTTAAAAGCATGGAGACGTTGTACATACTATGGTACGACATTTTTACTTGCTCTAGAAGAactaaatatattcattgtATATGGTAAATATTACCTGCCCACCTGTGCATGAAACCTCTGAAATGcttctaaattattgagCTATTG encodes:
- a CDS encoding DEHA2F15004p (no similarity); this translates as MEVQSVHLPSSDACSPGLAETEYLDSHCENLKAWRRCTYYGTTFLLALEELNIFIVYGKYYSPTCA